In one window of Prosthecobacter fusiformis DNA:
- a CDS encoding SMP-30/gluconolactonase/LRE family protein, translated as MTLVWKDMQKLVLSILLLASPCSFAADAAPEFRGGIERFDPAFDKLIAPDAKIEILATGFNWSEGPVWKDWQILFSDVPENTVFGWKEGDTSAASFLKPSGSLSGEGQGSNGLAVDAKGSLILCQHGERRVARLEKDGSFTSLADKFEGKRFNSPNDLVIAKNGSLFFTDPPYGMKKGTEPDAPYHGIYRVDAGGEVSLIIEDIRWPNGIALSPNEKTLYIAVSDKDNTRLMAYDLQADGSVKNGRQFFHAQPLKSESRKGGCDGMKVDAQGNIWTTGPGGVLVISPEGKHLGSILTGVPTGNCAWGGEDKGTMYVTADMFLLRVKTLVKGY; from the coding sequence ATGACGCTAGTCTGGAAGGACATGCAAAAACTCGTCCTTAGCATTCTTTTACTCGCTTCACCCTGCTCCTTTGCCGCCGATGCGGCTCCAGAGTTTAGAGGTGGCATCGAGCGATTTGACCCGGCTTTTGACAAACTCATTGCTCCAGATGCGAAGATTGAGATCCTGGCGACTGGCTTCAACTGGTCAGAAGGACCGGTGTGGAAAGATTGGCAGATTCTCTTTTCGGATGTGCCTGAGAATACGGTCTTTGGCTGGAAGGAAGGGGATACCAGTGCCGCCAGTTTCTTGAAACCCAGCGGTAGTCTGAGTGGAGAAGGTCAGGGGTCCAATGGGCTGGCGGTGGATGCGAAAGGCAGCCTGATTCTTTGCCAGCATGGGGAGCGTAGGGTCGCGCGATTGGAGAAGGACGGCAGCTTCACCTCCCTGGCGGACAAGTTTGAAGGAAAGCGTTTCAACAGCCCCAATGACCTCGTCATCGCTAAAAATGGCAGCTTATTTTTCACTGACCCACCTTATGGGATGAAGAAGGGGACGGAACCTGATGCGCCCTATCATGGCATCTATCGAGTGGATGCAGGTGGCGAGGTGAGCCTGATCATTGAGGACATCCGCTGGCCTAACGGAATCGCTCTCAGTCCGAATGAAAAGACGTTGTACATTGCTGTGTCGGACAAGGATAACACCCGGCTCATGGCCTATGATCTCCAGGCAGATGGCAGTGTGAAAAATGGCCGTCAGTTTTTCCATGCGCAGCCGCTCAAGTCCGAATCCCGCAAAGGCGGCTGCGACGGCATGAAGGTGGATGCTCAGGGAAATATCTGGACCACAGGTCCTGGTGGAGTGCTGGTCATCAGCCCTGAAGGCAAGCATTTGGGCTCCATTCTTACCGGTGTTCCCACGGGGAACTGCGCCTGGGGCGGTGAGGACAAAGGTACGATGTATGTCACTGCGGACATGTTTTTGCTGCGTGTGAAGACGCTGGTGAAGGGGTATTGA
- a CDS encoding class I SAM-dependent methyltransferase: protein MEQALYHPVQGYYGPKPRRIGRGGDFYTAVSVGPLYGKLLGHLAEQTYQEMGHPADFVIIEQAAHDGQLAEDILSTVDKPYLIVEPNPRYEAVQRQRLAPFGDRVRWVSSLSAVPAVTAFYLCNELPDAMPVHLVQWDGTAWKELYVQAQEDHRPGLIPGPPSTERLARELTGLPQDLPAGYTTEVNLAAMDWIVELAASPFRGTIYIADYGYDAAELYSPERNTGTIRRYRNHQTDDRVLEDLGECDLTTHVNFTRLIEVAESSGMKQQTYELQGRFLGKLGLPWLAGLEGKMDSETQALLRQYHSLTHPAFMGRLFRVLLLNKA, encoded by the coding sequence ATGGAACAGGCGCTTTATCACCCTGTTCAGGGATACTATGGCCCAAAGCCCCGCCGAATAGGACGAGGGGGAGACTTTTACACCGCCGTATCCGTCGGCCCTCTTTATGGAAAACTGCTGGGGCACCTGGCTGAACAAACGTACCAGGAGATGGGCCATCCGGCAGACTTTGTCATCATCGAACAGGCCGCACACGATGGACAGCTAGCGGAGGATATCCTCTCCACCGTGGATAAGCCCTATCTGATCGTTGAACCCAATCCACGCTACGAAGCTGTTCAGCGTCAACGTCTTGCCCCTTTTGGCGACCGGGTCCGATGGGTCTCCTCCCTATCCGCAGTGCCTGCCGTAACTGCCTTTTACCTTTGCAATGAACTGCCGGATGCCATGCCGGTACACTTGGTGCAGTGGGACGGTACAGCCTGGAAGGAGCTGTATGTGCAGGCGCAGGAAGATCATCGCCCTGGGTTGATACCCGGCCCACCCTCCACAGAAAGACTGGCCAGAGAGCTAACTGGCCTGCCCCAAGACCTACCTGCCGGATACACAACCGAGGTGAATCTGGCCGCGATGGACTGGATAGTTGAGCTGGCAGCCTCCCCCTTCCGGGGAACCATCTACATCGCTGATTATGGATACGATGCAGCAGAACTGTATTCCCCTGAGCGCAATACCGGGACTATACGCCGTTATCGAAATCACCAGACCGATGATCGGGTGCTGGAAGATCTAGGTGAATGCGACCTCACAACCCATGTCAATTTCACCCGCCTCATCGAAGTTGCCGAATCCTCCGGCATGAAACAGCAGACGTATGAATTGCAAGGCCGCTTCCTGGGCAAACTAGGCCTCCCTTGGCTGGCAGGGCTGGAAGGAAAGATGGATTCAGAAACCCAGGCTCTCTTACGCCAGTATCACTCCCTGACACACCCAGCCTTCATGGGCAGACTTTTCAGGGTCCTGCTCCTGAACAAGGCATGA
- a CDS encoding transglycosylase domain-containing protein, producing the protein MFGKDSETKPQKNWRGESGLKLPFYRRVWFSALMALIILIGLAGLGTYSIIVAPLHVKAQTYDLEEIRKLEAASIIYDRNGEELSRIYVLNRTPVPIKDVPQHFIDALTAQEDSRFFQHDGVDYIGLTRAVLENLKAGRTTQGASTITQQLARQTFGLMEKDYKRKIVEAFVAQRIEKKFSKPEILELYLNRIFFGKNFYGIQAASLGYFGKDAKDLSVDEAATIAGLIKSPNNIEPIRHPERAVKERNYVLERMVIEGTLKRDEAERLKLKPMVTTPQTSDPRLSYVFDEVRQEVVSLVGEERASIGGFQIYTSIDRDLQKAAEEAMKKRLAEVETRAGYPHQTYTQFRGILGDWFGLKTKGLLTADMPRPVPEYLQGAAIVMDNTDGSILAMVGGRDFIDSQYNRATDGVRPVGTAFTPFVYAAAFSKPGYFPMTPLADEPLDNRRVMIGGLTGILGEWGMEVADPKWSRNPISAREALVGSHNSATVRLGERIGLEGGRVRQDFRDFAKSAGIRTPLREFPSTFLGATEARLDEMCLAYSCFPTLGKRPAKQHLIQRITDFRGKTVFQLDEKTLQPVRAMDEIAAYQTHTCLSEALHRGTGATSIEYGLGDFPAGGKTGTHYESKDLWFLGYTSAVTCGVWVGFDRQKTIYPGAFSNQIALPIWTDVINASTKVRTPQEITPPESAERIEVCRVSGLRATDFCYDKIKGSDGVERSVRSTYFEFLRPGTSFNNTCPVHTGEGLPADLAAFHQAITHTTDTALLAGSSKFVNIEPVHLQDPIIIGDDPYNSEKPVLRARPVNDDGTPILRAVPVGVDEGGFSEQPVIKLKPPPTMKIEL; encoded by the coding sequence ATGTTCGGCAAAGATTCGGAAACTAAACCCCAGAAGAACTGGCGCGGCGAGTCCGGCCTGAAGCTCCCATTTTACCGCCGAGTCTGGTTCAGTGCCCTCATGGCGTTGATCATTTTGATCGGGTTGGCAGGCCTGGGGACGTATTCCATTATTGTGGCACCTTTGCATGTGAAGGCGCAGACGTACGACCTTGAAGAGATCCGCAAACTGGAAGCTGCGAGCATTATTTATGACCGGAATGGAGAGGAACTCTCCCGCATTTATGTGCTGAACCGTACTCCGGTTCCCATCAAGGATGTGCCGCAGCATTTTATTGATGCTTTGACCGCCCAGGAAGACAGCCGCTTTTTTCAGCATGACGGGGTGGATTACATTGGTCTGACCCGTGCTGTGCTGGAAAACTTGAAAGCTGGCCGAACAACCCAAGGCGCTAGCACCATTACCCAGCAGCTGGCCCGGCAGACTTTCGGGCTGATGGAAAAAGACTATAAGCGCAAGATTGTAGAAGCGTTTGTGGCCCAGCGAATCGAGAAAAAATTCAGCAAACCTGAAATTCTGGAGCTTTATCTGAACCGCATTTTCTTCGGTAAAAACTTCTACGGCATTCAGGCAGCGTCGCTGGGTTACTTCGGCAAGGATGCCAAAGACCTCAGTGTGGATGAAGCCGCCACCATTGCCGGTCTGATCAAGAGCCCCAACAACATCGAGCCGATCCGGCACCCTGAGCGTGCTGTGAAAGAACGAAACTACGTGCTGGAGCGCATGGTCATTGAAGGCACCCTGAAGCGGGATGAGGCCGAGCGCCTGAAGCTGAAGCCGATGGTGACTACGCCGCAGACGAGTGATCCCAGGCTAAGCTACGTGTTTGACGAAGTGCGTCAGGAAGTGGTGTCACTGGTCGGTGAAGAAAGGGCCTCCATTGGCGGATTCCAGATTTATACCAGCATTGACAGAGACCTCCAAAAAGCGGCGGAGGAAGCGATGAAGAAACGCCTGGCGGAGGTGGAAACACGTGCGGGATATCCCCATCAGACCTATACCCAGTTCCGTGGCATTTTGGGCGACTGGTTTGGGCTGAAAACGAAGGGCCTGTTGACGGCAGACATGCCCCGCCCGGTGCCAGAGTATTTGCAAGGGGCTGCTATCGTGATGGATAACACGGATGGCTCCATCCTGGCGATGGTCGGCGGGCGTGATTTTATCGACAGCCAGTATAATAGGGCGACGGACGGTGTGCGCCCAGTGGGCACCGCCTTCACCCCGTTTGTTTATGCTGCTGCGTTTTCCAAGCCAGGATATTTTCCGATGACGCCGCTGGCGGACGAGCCGCTGGATAACAGGCGCGTGATGATCGGCGGTCTGACCGGGATTTTAGGCGAATGGGGGATGGAAGTGGCGGATCCGAAATGGTCCCGCAATCCCATCAGCGCACGGGAGGCTTTGGTCGGTTCTCATAACTCCGCCACCGTGCGATTGGGTGAGCGCATCGGCCTGGAAGGTGGACGAGTGAGGCAGGATTTCCGAGATTTTGCGAAAAGTGCTGGGATTCGCACACCCCTTCGTGAATTCCCTTCCACCTTCCTGGGTGCAACGGAGGCCCGACTGGATGAAATGTGCCTGGCTTACTCCTGCTTCCCCACGCTGGGCAAGCGCCCGGCCAAACAGCATCTGATCCAACGCATCACGGACTTCCGGGGTAAAACGGTTTTCCAACTGGACGAAAAGACACTGCAACCCGTCCGTGCGATGGATGAGATTGCCGCTTATCAAACGCATACCTGTCTGAGTGAAGCTCTTCATCGTGGGACGGGAGCAACGTCCATCGAATACGGCTTGGGTGATTTCCCTGCGGGTGGCAAAACTGGAACACACTACGAATCCAAGGATCTATGGTTCTTGGGATATACTTCCGCCGTCACCTGCGGCGTCTGGGTCGGGTTTGACCGGCAGAAGACGATCTATCCTGGAGCATTTTCCAATCAAATCGCCCTGCCGATCTGGACGGACGTCATCAATGCATCCACAAAGGTGCGGACCCCCCAGGAGATAACTCCTCCCGAATCGGCAGAAAGGATTGAGGTCTGCCGGGTCAGTGGCCTGCGTGCGACGGATTTCTGCTATGACAAGATCAAGGGGTCAGATGGTGTTGAGCGCTCTGTGCGCAGCACCTATTTCGAGTTTCTGCGCCCAGGGACCAGCTTCAACAATACCTGCCCTGTCCATACTGGAGAAGGATTGCCTGCGGATCTGGCTGCCTTTCATCAGGCGATCACGCATACAACGGATACCGCCCTGTTGGCGGGATCCAGCAAATTTGTCAATATTGAGCCGGTTCATCTCCAGGATCCCATCATCATTGGAGATGACCCCTACAATTCTGAAAAACCCGTGCTGCGTGCCCGTCCTGTGAATGATGACGGCACCCCCATTCTGCGAGCCGTCCCTGTGGGTGTGGATGAAGGTGGTTTCTCCGAGCAGCCCGTGATCAAGCTGAAGCCGCCGCCGACGATGAAGATTGAGCTGTGA
- the dnaE gene encoding DNA polymerase III subunit alpha, with the protein MADSFVHLHVHSDYSLLDGACRIDDLVSRTQELGMPAVAVTDHGNLYGAIDFYMAAKKAKVKSILGCEVYLAPGSMHDKKEVTGRKRASHLTLLASSNEGYENLSRIVTEAHLYGQWYSPRMDKELLRKHSKGLICLSGCINGEINQLLLTDRKDEAEKSLLEFRDIFGPDNFYLELHNHGMEQQQTVARQLIEWGKKYQLKTVAANDVHFMNREDHESHDIMICIGTGANVHDTNRLTYSPEVYFKTAEEMRALFRENPEACDATLEIAEKCDINIRLDSTSIDRYPQYPLEGQWTDRVVYLRHLCEEGLIRRYGRDRALNDESLRTRMDYELALLAEKNFTSYFLIVWDFINWAREHGIPVGPGRGSAAGSVVAYVLGITDIDPLRFELVFERFLNPERVSPPDIDIDFCQTRRGEVIQYVREKYGDLSVSHIITFGTMGAKSVVRDVGRVLGWSYGDADRLSKMIPTELNITLAGEDKKDKATGKMVHIDGAIDKNPELKAYIENDSNAQELWKHATFLEGITRGTGIHAAGVVIGDRPLYDFIALTRGNEEEIVSQFAMKPLTELGMLKMDFLGLKTLTVIHEAEYWVQKRVPGFNTSDAPLDDAKTFEMLQRGETVAVFQMESGGMINTCKQLGPDKIEEIIAILALYRPGPMQFIPDYIARKKGLEEVEYPHPLLEKIAKETYGILVYQEQVQQAANVLAGFSLGQADLLRRAMGKKDAAEMARQRIAFVAGCKTTNDIGDKQANAVFDLLEKFAQYGFNKSHSAAYGIVTYRTAYLKANFPVEFMTGVLSLEVSNTDKIANFVSESLRMGIPILPPDINRSLLKFSPERTKDANPEIEGPNAIRFGLSAVKNVGEAAMATAIEEREKNGLFKSLEDFAARMDTRAVNKKLLEALVKSGAFDFTKEHRASLFAKLEQVLASAASAQKDKKAGQGGLFDDFAMAPPKKAAAQVEITPWTMDETLAFEKELLGFYVSGHPLDSYRGNFESSKLTKIIALEEVDTSGKPQTVYIAGIVNSLDVKYSKKDNRPFATFTFEDFTGQIEMMVWSDEYEKFKDVLKVGQVLGLRCRCMKDQRTEGNRLTLGDAKPLLPKKARVANAGEAGAETPAKPAAPPAPPKPLILRLDCKRHSQIDLERIHEVLLQHPGELPVIFDFAYNGGRRIRLQAGDEYRVSQTKDLVQQLMIWL; encoded by the coding sequence ATGGCAGATTCTTTTGTCCACCTCCACGTTCACTCTGATTACTCACTCCTTGATGGTGCCTGCCGCATTGACGATCTCGTCAGCCGCACCCAGGAGCTGGGCATGCCGGCTGTGGCGGTGACGGACCATGGGAATCTGTATGGAGCCATTGATTTCTACATGGCGGCGAAGAAGGCCAAGGTGAAGTCCATCCTTGGCTGTGAGGTGTACCTGGCCCCAGGCTCCATGCATGACAAAAAGGAGGTTACAGGTCGCAAGCGTGCCTCACATTTGACCCTGCTGGCCTCGAGCAATGAGGGGTATGAAAACCTGTCCCGCATCGTCACGGAGGCGCATCTTTACGGGCAGTGGTATAGCCCCCGGATGGATAAGGAACTGCTGCGTAAGCACAGCAAGGGACTCATCTGCCTGAGCGGTTGCATCAATGGAGAGATCAACCAGCTCCTGCTGACAGACCGGAAGGATGAGGCCGAAAAAAGCCTCCTGGAGTTTCGCGACATCTTCGGCCCAGACAATTTTTATCTCGAGCTGCATAATCACGGGATGGAGCAGCAACAGACGGTGGCGCGCCAGCTCATCGAATGGGGGAAAAAGTACCAATTAAAAACGGTCGCGGCCAATGATGTGCATTTCATGAACCGCGAGGATCATGAGAGTCACGACATCATGATTTGCATCGGGACGGGTGCGAATGTCCACGATACCAACCGGCTCACTTATTCGCCGGAGGTCTATTTCAAGACGGCGGAGGAAATGCGTGCGCTTTTCCGCGAAAATCCCGAGGCCTGCGATGCCACGCTGGAGATCGCGGAGAAGTGCGATATCAACATCCGGCTGGATTCCACCAGCATTGACCGTTATCCCCAATATCCGCTGGAAGGGCAGTGGACGGACCGGGTGGTCTATCTGCGCCATCTTTGTGAAGAAGGTCTGATCCGGCGTTATGGGCGTGACCGCGCCCTCAATGATGAGTCCCTGCGCACTCGCATGGATTATGAACTGGCCTTGCTGGCGGAAAAGAACTTCACGAGTTACTTCCTCATCGTCTGGGATTTCATCAACTGGGCGCGTGAACATGGCATTCCGGTCGGGCCGGGCCGTGGCTCGGCGGCGGGTTCGGTGGTGGCATATGTGTTGGGGATTACGGACATTGATCCGCTGCGTTTTGAACTGGTGTTTGAGCGATTCCTTAACCCTGAGCGTGTGAGCCCTCCCGATATTGACATCGACTTTTGCCAGACACGGCGTGGCGAGGTCATCCAGTATGTGCGTGAGAAGTATGGTGATCTCAGTGTCAGCCACATTATCACCTTCGGTACCATGGGTGCAAAATCTGTGGTGCGGGATGTAGGCCGTGTACTCGGCTGGAGTTATGGGGATGCGGACCGCCTTTCCAAAATGATTCCCACGGAGCTGAACATCACGCTCGCAGGTGAAGACAAGAAAGATAAGGCAACGGGGAAGATGGTCCACATTGACGGGGCCATTGACAAGAATCCTGAGCTGAAGGCCTACATTGAGAACGACAGCAACGCGCAAGAGCTGTGGAAGCACGCCACCTTCCTGGAAGGTATCACCCGTGGCACGGGCATTCACGCGGCTGGTGTGGTCATTGGGGATCGGCCGCTTTATGATTTCATCGCTCTCACAAGAGGGAATGAGGAGGAAATCGTCTCCCAGTTTGCCATGAAGCCGCTCACTGAGCTGGGCATGCTCAAGATGGACTTCTTGGGTCTGAAAACGCTCACCGTCATTCACGAGGCGGAATACTGGGTGCAGAAGCGGGTGCCTGGATTCAATACCTCCGACGCACCGCTGGATGACGCCAAGACATTCGAGATGCTGCAACGCGGTGAAACGGTGGCGGTGTTCCAGATGGAATCTGGTGGGATGATCAATACCTGCAAGCAGCTCGGTCCGGACAAGATCGAGGAAATCATCGCTATTCTGGCCCTGTACCGTCCGGGGCCCATGCAGTTTATTCCAGATTACATTGCCCGAAAAAAGGGGCTGGAGGAGGTGGAGTATCCGCACCCCTTGCTGGAAAAGATCGCCAAGGAAACGTATGGGATTCTGGTTTACCAGGAGCAGGTGCAGCAGGCCGCCAACGTGCTGGCCGGATTCAGTCTGGGGCAGGCTGACTTACTACGGCGGGCCATGGGTAAGAAGGATGCGGCTGAGATGGCAAGGCAGCGTATCGCCTTCGTCGCCGGATGCAAAACGACCAATGACATCGGGGATAAGCAGGCGAATGCGGTGTTCGACTTGCTGGAAAAATTCGCCCAATACGGCTTCAACAAATCGCACTCGGCGGCATACGGGATTGTCACGTATCGCACGGCTTATTTGAAGGCTAATTTCCCGGTCGAATTCATGACTGGAGTGCTGAGCCTGGAAGTCAGCAACACGGACAAGATTGCCAATTTTGTCAGCGAGTCTCTGCGCATGGGAATCCCGATTTTGCCACCGGACATCAATCGGTCGCTTCTCAAGTTTTCCCCGGAGCGCACGAAGGATGCGAATCCGGAAATCGAGGGACCCAACGCGATCCGATTTGGCCTGAGTGCGGTCAAGAACGTGGGGGAAGCGGCCATGGCCACGGCCATCGAAGAGCGCGAGAAAAACGGTTTATTCAAGAGTCTGGAAGACTTTGCGGCGCGGATGGACACGCGGGCCGTGAACAAGAAGCTGCTGGAGGCGCTGGTAAAATCCGGAGCCTTCGACTTCACCAAGGAGCACCGGGCGTCTCTCTTCGCCAAGCTAGAACAGGTGCTGGCCTCAGCGGCCTCAGCACAGAAAGACAAAAAAGCCGGTCAAGGAGGGCTGTTTGATGACTTTGCCATGGCCCCGCCGAAAAAGGCGGCCGCTCAGGTGGAAATCACGCCATGGACGATGGACGAGACCCTGGCTTTCGAAAAAGAGCTGCTGGGTTTCTACGTCAGTGGACATCCCCTGGACAGCTACCGGGGCAACTTCGAATCCAGCAAGCTGACCAAGATCATCGCGCTGGAGGAAGTGGACACCAGTGGCAAGCCGCAGACGGTTTACATCGCCGGCATCGTCAACAGCCTGGACGTCAAATATTCAAAGAAGGACAACCGGCCTTTTGCCACCTTTACCTTTGAGGATTTTACCGGGCAGATTGAAATGATGGTCTGGAGTGACGAGTATGAGAAATTCAAAGACGTACTCAAGGTGGGCCAAGTTTTAGGCCTGCGCTGCCGGTGCATGAAGGATCAGCGGACGGAAGGAAACCGCCTAACTCTAGGTGATGCGAAACCGCTCCTGCCGAAAAAGGCGCGTGTAGCCAATGCCGGGGAGGCAGGAGCCGAAACGCCCGCCAAGCCAGCCGCTCCTCCGGCTCCGCCGAAGCCTCTCATCCTGCGGCTGGATTGCAAGCGCCACAGCCAGATCGACCTGGAGCGTATCCATGAGGTGCTGCTCCAGCATCCGGGAGAACTGCCGGTGATCTTTGACTTCGCCTATAACGGAGGCCGCCGTATCCGCCTGCAAGCGGGGGATGAGTATCGGGTCAGTCAGACCAAAGATCTGGTTCAACAGCTCATGATCTGGCTTTGA